One Planktothrix sp. FACHB-1365 genomic window carries:
- a CDS encoding PotD/PotF family extracellular solute-binding protein translates to MRVAQTRRQFLQTSVAAMVASSLSSCGWTLAEVKTTPNTQVSSDTLYIYTWAGYTDQDLLNRFREETGLKVVADVFDSNEAMLARLQAGGAGAYSVIYPSEYMVQKMAALGLLTELDRSLLVGLEDLFPQFQDPGYDPGGRFSVPISWGTTGLIFNPKTLKTSPQDWDYLWQNQEPLSKRFTLLNDVREVMGATLRMLGYSYNATDPNQIRQAYEKLVALRPAIASFSTDSWRPQMIVGDLFVAMCYSSDAAEIMEENEDLRYITPDSGSSLWTDTMVIPKSAPNPDAAYKWINFMLQPDIAATLVERLKFATPSRLAYERLPEFLRNDPTLFPPESVIARSEAISPVGKATEIYERYWTQLTS, encoded by the coding sequence ATGAGGGTTGCTCAAACACGACGTCAGTTTTTGCAGACTTCCGTTGCAGCGATGGTGGCATCGTCCCTCTCAAGCTGTGGTTGGACGTTAGCTGAAGTCAAAACAACCCCCAATACCCAGGTGTCCTCAGATACCTTGTACATCTATACTTGGGCGGGTTACACCGATCAAGATTTATTAAATCGGTTTCGAGAGGAAACCGGGTTAAAAGTTGTGGCGGATGTCTTCGACTCTAACGAAGCCATGTTAGCACGGCTGCAAGCCGGAGGAGCCGGAGCTTATAGTGTCATCTATCCTTCGGAATATATGGTTCAGAAAATGGCGGCATTAGGGCTATTAACTGAACTGGATCGCTCCTTATTAGTAGGATTAGAAGATTTATTTCCGCAATTTCAAGACCCAGGTTATGACCCTGGAGGTCGTTTTAGTGTGCCGATTAGTTGGGGAACAACGGGGTTAATTTTTAATCCTAAAACTCTCAAAACTTCTCCTCAAGATTGGGATTATCTTTGGCAAAATCAAGAACCCTTATCAAAGCGGTTCACGTTACTCAATGATGTGCGAGAAGTAATGGGAGCCACATTAAGAATGTTAGGCTATTCTTATAATGCCACTGATCCCAATCAAATTCGTCAAGCTTATGAAAAATTAGTGGCATTACGTCCAGCGATCGCTTCTTTTTCAACGGATTCTTGGCGACCTCAAATGATTGTTGGGGATTTATTTGTTGCCATGTGTTATTCCTCCGATGCTGCCGAAATTATGGAGGAAAATGAGGATTTAAGATATATTACTCCTGATAGTGGATCATCCTTATGGACGGATACAATGGTGATTCCTAAAAGTGCTCCTAACCCCGATGCAGCCTATAAATGGATTAATTTTATGTTGCAACCGGACATTGCAGCAACCTTAGTTGAACGATTAAAATTTGCCACGCCTTCAAGATTAGCCTATGAAAGATTACCAGAATTTTTAAGAAATGATCCGACCTTATTTCCGCCTGAATCTGTTATTGCTAGGAGTGAAGCAATTTCCCCCGTCGGTAAAGCCACTGAAATTTATGAACGATATTGGACACAATTAACCAGTTAG
- a CDS encoding ABC transporter permease → MQNVQQQPEEMLDMASKPKFRISWQVIFVGLMFFYMYLPIFVLTFYSFNKSRYSAGWEGFTLEWYIKLFQDTRILTALKNSLTVGICAVGIAAVIGTLMAVGLARYRFPGKGLYQGVSYLPLIIPDIAMAVATLVFLAAVAIPLSLWTIVAAHVVFCLAYVALVVSTRLADLDPHLEEAALDLGATPLEAFIQVLLPQLMPGIISGCLLAFVLSMDDFLIASFTAGSGANTLPMEIFSRIRTGVKPDINALSVILIIASGFLAIFGEYLRSQGEGKRMRN, encoded by the coding sequence ATGCAAAACGTTCAACAACAACCAGAGGAGATGTTGGATATGGCTTCTAAACCAAAGTTTAGAATTTCTTGGCAGGTGATTTTCGTCGGTTTAATGTTTTTTTATATGTACCTGCCGATTTTTGTTTTAACGTTTTATAGCTTTAATAAATCTCGATATAGTGCAGGGTGGGAGGGATTTACCTTAGAATGGTATATCAAATTATTTCAAGATACGCGGATTTTAACCGCTTTAAAAAATAGTTTAACGGTGGGCATTTGTGCCGTCGGAATTGCGGCGGTTATTGGTACATTAATGGCCGTAGGATTAGCCCGTTATCGTTTCCCCGGAAAAGGACTTTATCAAGGGGTTTCCTATTTACCCTTAATTATTCCTGATATTGCTATGGCCGTTGCAACTTTGGTGTTTTTAGCCGCCGTTGCCATTCCCCTGAGTTTATGGACAATTGTAGCCGCCCATGTGGTGTTTTGTTTGGCTTATGTTGCCTTAGTCGTTTCAACGCGATTAGCAGATTTAGATCCCCATTTAGAAGAAGCTGCATTAGATTTAGGGGCGACTCCCCTAGAAGCGTTTATTCAAGTTTTATTACCTCAATTAATGCCGGGGATTATATCAGGTTGTTTACTGGCTTTTGTGTTAAGTATGGATGATTTTTTAATTGCTAGTTTTACGGCTGGAAGTGGGGCAAATACTTTACCGATGGAAATTTTTAGTCGGATTAGAACTGGGGTGAAACCTGATATTAATGCCTTAAGTGTAATCTTAATTATCGCTTCTGGATTTTTAGCAATATTTGGGGAATATTTACGCAGTCAAGGGGAAGGAAAAAGAATGAGAAATTAG
- a CDS encoding ABC transporter permease translates to MAISTKTPMTSPPQPVKKGWRQRASQWLGPLVLLGPSGLWLLLLLVFPTLLIFELSLVKDIRPGDLVIPNGIDNYLRVFEPINLLVIWRSLYFAFGTTVLCLLLGFPVAYWIAQLAPKRWRNVILLAFVLPLWTSSLLRTYAWITILRPTGVLNSVLGLIGLPALELLNRTPAVLIGMAYSYLPYMVTVLYASLEKLDRRLLEASADLGARPVETFWKVTVPQTLPGIAAGSLLVFISSLGDFVDPELLGGASSMTVSRLIYNQFLGLTQNWGFGSALSMVLIFGVSIAIALLIKYGDTRPSR, encoded by the coding sequence ATGGCTATTTCCACAAAAACCCCAATGACTTCTCCTCCACAACCTGTTAAAAAGGGATGGCGACAACGAGCGTCTCAATGGCTTGGGCCTTTAGTTTTATTAGGGCCGTCTGGGTTGTGGTTATTACTCTTATTAGTATTCCCAACATTACTAATTTTTGAACTGAGTTTAGTTAAGGATATTCGTCCTGGGGATTTAGTCATTCCCAATGGTATTGATAATTATTTGCGGGTATTTGAACCGATTAATTTATTAGTGATTTGGCGATCGCTATATTTTGCCTTTGGAACCACAGTCTTGTGTTTATTATTAGGATTTCCCGTTGCTTATTGGATTGCTCAATTAGCTCCCAAACGCTGGCGAAATGTAATCTTATTAGCCTTTGTTTTACCGTTGTGGACATCTTCTTTATTAAGAACCTATGCTTGGATTACCATATTAAGACCAACGGGGGTTTTAAATTCAGTTTTAGGATTAATTGGATTACCTGCTTTAGAATTATTGAATCGAACTCCGGCGGTTTTAATTGGTATGGCCTATAGTTATTTACCTTATATGGTCACGGTTTTATATGCCTCTTTAGAAAAATTAGATCGGCGTTTATTAGAAGCGTCTGCGGATTTAGGCGCGCGACCTGTTGAAACCTTTTGGAAAGTCACAGTTCCCCAAACTTTACCCGGTATTGCTGCGGGTTCATTGTTAGTTTTTATTAGTTCCTTGGGGGATTTTGTAGACCCCGAATTATTGGGGGGAGCCTCAAGTATGACGGTTTCGCGGTTAATTTATAATCAATTTTTAGGCTTAACTCAAAATTGGGGCTTTGGTTCAGCATTAAGTATGGTGTTAATATTTGGAGTCAGTATTGCGATCGCACTTTTAATTAAATATGGGGATACTCGACCTTCTCGCTAA
- a CDS encoding DUF1565 domain-containing protein — protein sequence MINANPNLQSYPPTMTRQLGIPQSCLWFVRTAMPFSSPFLLRVLQSFSPLLLVTLGLGLFQPVSGLAVPVKNQPITQASNRSTTVIYVSSTTGNDQGQGTQQSPLRTITKALSLAQRNTAIILAPGTYSGETGEQFPIILHDNITLQGNPNTKGKDVVIKGGGFYTSRTFARQNIAVLGANGSKISGVTITNSSDRGYGLWIESSSLIVSQNTFIGNTHDGISVVGMSAPIIQENYFAQNGANGMTIYGNSRPEIRNNDFQNTGFGINIAQNAAPFVIGNRVVDNKDGVVIQANARPILRDNQIERNQRDGIVAIAQSLPDLGNTQEPGRNVIRNNGRYDLNNGTQGQQIQAYGNQLSTAKVFGAIQVSGTYTPAAAPSPLVSQILNSPAPSQQPVAIVANDPATQTPINTASALPVYLPESNSRAQNPIPIPVPAPTPTQTSTAIPIPVPPPESPNLPPLPNTRRPPQPPPRPTSSADSLAGSLISTFSRLILNRPSPQSPSPRSQPQQTQPITQPPQPTQPASIAAIGVLAVPGPDIPIGSGGGLLPNEVASGGGETIPLSPMALGLRYRVVVESSNDSELRRIRSIVPEAFPTVVAGRQVVQAGAFRDQYRANWLLQQLTSNGLRARIELMN from the coding sequence ATGATCAATGCTAATCCGAACCTTCAGTCCTACCCCCCTACAATGACTCGACAACTCGGTATTCCTCAATCTTGTTTATGGTTTGTCCGAACTGCAATGCCATTTTCTTCACCATTTTTATTGAGGGTATTGCAATCTTTTTCCCCATTACTATTAGTGACTTTGGGGTTAGGATTGTTTCAACCTGTTTCTGGGTTAGCGGTTCCGGTGAAAAATCAACCGATAACACAAGCCAGCAATCGTTCAACGACGGTGATTTATGTGAGTTCAACAACGGGAAATGATCAAGGGCAAGGCACACAACAATCCCCTTTAAGAACGATTACAAAAGCGTTAAGTTTAGCCCAACGAAATACTGCAATTATTTTAGCACCCGGAACCTATAGTGGCGAAACCGGAGAACAATTTCCGATTATTTTACATGATAATATTACCCTGCAAGGCAATCCGAATACAAAGGGCAAAGATGTTGTGATTAAAGGCGGCGGGTTCTACACTAGCCGAACATTTGCCCGCCAAAATATTGCCGTATTAGGGGCAAATGGCTCAAAAATTAGTGGAGTAACGATTACTAATTCCAGTGACCGAGGCTATGGGTTATGGATTGAATCGAGTTCTTTAATTGTTTCTCAAAATACCTTTATTGGAAATACCCATGATGGGATTTCTGTGGTGGGAATGAGTGCGCCGATTATTCAAGAGAATTATTTTGCTCAAAATGGTGCAAATGGAATGACGATTTATGGAAATTCTCGCCCTGAAATCCGCAATAACGATTTTCAAAATACTGGATTTGGAATTAATATTGCTCAAAATGCAGCCCCTTTTGTGATCGGAAATCGTGTTGTTGATAATAAAGATGGGGTGGTGATTCAAGCTAACGCTCGACCGATTTTACGCGATAATCAAATTGAACGAAATCAACGAGATGGAATTGTCGCGATCGCTCAATCTTTACCGGATCTCGGTAATACTCAGGAACCGGGACGCAACGTGATTCGCAATAATGGCCGTTATGATCTCAATAACGGAACCCAAGGCCAACAAATTCAAGCCTACGGAAACCAATTATCCACCGCTAAGGTGTTTGGGGCGATTCAAGTGTCAGGAACCTACACCCCCGCCGCCGCTCCCTCTCCCCTGGTCAGTCAGATCTTAAACTCTCCCGCCCCCTCTCAACAGCCTGTGGCCATTGTTGCCAACGATCCCGCTACCCAGACCCCGATTAACACCGCTTCCGCCCTTCCGGTCTATCTTCCCGAATCCAATTCAAGGGCTCAAAACCCGATTCCCATTCCCGTTCCCGCCCCAACTCCCACTCAAACCTCCACTGCCATTCCCATTCCGGTTCCCCCTCCAGAATCTCCGAACTTACCTCCTTTACCGAATACTCGCCGTCCTCCCCAACCTCCCCCAAGACCTACCTCATCGGCGGACTCCCTGGCTGGGTCATTAATCTCAACCTTTTCCCGGTTAATCTTAAATCGTCCTTCCCCCCAGTCTCCCTCTCCCCGTTCCCAACCTCAACAAACACAACCGATTACCCAGCCGCCTCAACCGACTCAACCCGCTTCCATTGCAGCCATTGGGGTTTTGGCGGTTCCAGGGCCAGATATTCCCATTGGGTCGGGTGGGGGTTTACTTCCCAATGAGGTCGCCAGTGGGGGGGGTGAAACAATTCCTTTAAGTCCGATGGCTTTGGGCTTAAGGTATCGAGTGGTGGTCGAAAGTAGTAATGATAGTGAGCTTCGGCGGATTCGTTCAATTGTGCCAGAAGCCTTTCCTACGGTGGTTGCAGGGCGACAAGTTGTTCAAGCGGGAGCATTTCGAGATCAATATCGGGCCAATTGGCTATTACAACAGTTAACTAGCAATGGATTAAGGGCGAGAATTGAGTTAATGAATTAG